The DNA region TAAAAAGTTCATCATATACAAAAGCTATAATTTCGCTTGATAATCAAGCGGTCGTTTATGCTAAGGCATGCCCGCTGTTCGTCCCTTTGGTTGAAGAAGGCTGGATAAATCATAGAGTTACAAAAGATGTCGCAAAAGAATACTTAACTCCTTTAGTAAGAAAAGGAATTGATACTTTAGTACTCGGCTGCACGCATTATCCTCTTATAAAAAAAGTGATTAAAAACCTAATTAACGGCAATATTACCCTTATAGATTCGGCTGAAGCAACCGCAAAGGATGTTTTAAATACTTTAAAGAAACTTAAGCTCCAAGAGAAAGCTAAATCAGACGGCAGGCATTCATTTTATGTAAGCGATTCTCCTGAAAAATTTAAATTTTACGCCAAAAGATTTTTAGGATATAACATTAATAACGTCAAAAAAATAACTCTTGATTAAACCTATGAATTATAAAGCCTCCGTTACAAAATCATTTTCGGCAGCCCATGCTCTCAATAAATATAAGGGAAAATGCGAAAATCTTCACGGCCATAATTGGAAAGTAAAGGTTTCGTTGTCAAGTAATAAATTAGACAAAACCGGCATGGTTATGGATTTCACAGACATAAAAGCTGTCCTTAAATCAATTTTATCAAGGCTTGACCACAAATATCTTAACAAAGTACCCCCTTTTGACAAAATTAATCCTACCGCAGAAAACATTGCTGAATATATTTTTGAGAAACTGATTAAATCAATTAAACTGCCAATAAAAATCAATGAAGTTGAAGTTTGGGAAAGTGAAACTTCATCGGCAACGGTGTCAAGATAAACCCCGTTAGAAACAGTCTAACAACCGCTTATTTCCAAAGCTACGAAAAGCTATGTTTAATATATTATGATCTTCCTTATTTCTTCTTAACATTTGGCTGTTTCTAACGGGGTAAAATGCTAAAATTAAGTAAAACGGCCGTTGTTTTACTGTCCGGCGGGCTTGATTC from Elusimicrobiota bacterium includes:
- the queD gene encoding 6-carboxytetrahydropterin synthase QueD, which gives rise to MNYKASVTKSFSAAHALNKYKGKCENLHGHNWKVKVSLSSNKLDKTGMVMDFTDIKAVLKSILSRLDHKYLNKVPPFDKINPTAENIAEYIFEKLIKSIKLPIKINEVEVWESETSSATVSR
- the murI gene encoding glutamate racemase produces the protein MSNRTKGIRRMKKPIGIFDSGFGGLTVLSRVAKLLPNEDIIYFGDTAHVPYGSKSKEVVTKFSVAIAKFLSEKKVKLIVVACNTASAFALSRLKNKFKVPVLGVIFPGAKEALKSSKKKRIAVIGTEGTIKSSSYTKAIISLDNQAVVYAKACPLFVPLVEEGWINHRVTKDVAKEYLTPLVRKGIDTLVLGCTHYPLIKKVIKNLINGNITLIDSAEATAKDVLNTLKKLKLQEKAKSDGRHSFYVSDSPEKFKFYAKRFLGYNINNVKKITLD